One region of Carassius carassius chromosome 41, fCarCar2.1, whole genome shotgun sequence genomic DNA includes:
- the LOC132123300 gene encoding LOW QUALITY PROTEIN: transmembrane protease serine 4-like (The sequence of the model RefSeq protein was modified relative to this genomic sequence to represent the inferred CDS: substituted 1 base at 1 genomic stop codon) produces MTAPKTQKKKRPNRKKIIITVLIVVVVLAIVAVAAFFIKQLIESKYYFCSTSVKFIPLEKACDGKEDCSGAEDESACVTKFEANSTFPLRLISTNNVLQIFSPDGNKWKSVCADSFTQQHAETACQQLGLSDKPTFSTVQVGVLPSDLKMSFCMVGSSNLTVSDLKLCSQGAVVTLTCSAECGLSRNQDRIVGGQDAIIENWPXQVSLQSVGKHTCGGSLVSPNWVVTAAHCFNGEGKKALIRWKVVSGYTYLGSSGASSVDKIIVHREYSSGRKDYDIAMIRLQSPITVGESRRPVCLPPQGLGLKDGDPLVVTGWGHMSEKGNLSPKLQKAQISLIDSAKCSSPTVYGSSVTPRMVCAGYLTGKVDACQGDSGGPLVYITERWMLVGVVSWGVGCARENRPGVYTNVDQMLDWVHSVMQEYH; encoded by the exons ATGACGGCTCCAAAGACTCAGAAAAAGAAAAGACCAAACAGGAAAAAGATCATCATTACTGTCCTGATAGTGGTGGTCGTACTGGCCATTGTGGCAGTGGCTGCGTTCTTCA TCAAGCAGTTGATCGAGAGCAAGTATTATTTTTGCTCCACGTCGGTGAAGTTCATTCCGCTAGAGAAGGCCTGTGATGGGAAGGAGGACTGCAGTGGAGCGGAGGACGAGTCAGCCTGCGTCACAAAGTTTGAAGCCAACTCCACCTTCCCct TACGGCTGATCTCAACCAATAATGTGCTCCAGATATTCAGCCCTGATGGTAATAAATGGAAAAGTGTATGTGCAGACAGTTTCACCCAACAACATGCTGAAACTGCATGCCAGCAGCTGGGTCTCTCAGA TAAACCCACTTTCAGCACAGTTCAAGTGGGTGTTTTGCCATCTGATCTGAAGATGTCTTTCTGTATGGTGGGCTCATCTAATCTGACCGTATCAGATCT taaGTTATGCAGTCAGGGAGCAGTCGTCACGTTAACATGCTCAG CAGAGTGTGGGTTGTCCAGAAACCAGGACCGGATTGTAGGCGGACAGGACGCTATCATTGAGAACTGGCCATGACAGGTCAGCCTGCAGAGCGTCGGCAAGCACACCTGTGGAGGGTCACTGGTGTCTCCAAACTGGGTCGTGACCGCGGCCCACTGCTTCAACGG GGAGGGCAAGAAGGCTCTGATAAGATGGAAGGTGGTGTCTGGATACACATATTTGGGCTCTTCTGGAGCTTCATCTGTGGACAAGATCATCGTCCACAGAGAATACAGTTCAGGACGCAAAGACTACGACATTGCCATGATACGACTCCAGTCTCCCATTACTGTGGGAG aatctCGTAGGCCAGTGTGTCTGCCACCTCAAGGTCTTGGTCTTAAAGATGGAGACCCCTTAGTTGTGACCGGCTGGGGCCATATGTCAGAAAAAG GGAATTTGTCTCCAAAGTTACAGAAGGCTCAGATCTCTCTGATAGACAGTGCAAAGTGCTCAAGTCCCACAGTGTACGGCTCTTCTGTCACTCCCAGGATGGTCTGTGCAGGTTATCTGACAGGAAAAGTGGACGCGTGCCAG GGCGATAGCGGCGGTCCTTTGGTGTATATAACTGAACGCTGGATGTTGGTGGGTGTTGTGAGCTGGGGTGTGGGTTGTGCCAGAGAAAATCGTCCTGGTGTTTACACAAACGTGGACCAGATGCTCGACTGGGTGCATTCGGTCATGCAG GAGTACCATTGA